One genomic window of Medicago truncatula cultivar Jemalong A17 chromosome 1, MtrunA17r5.0-ANR, whole genome shotgun sequence includes the following:
- the LOC11446052 gene encoding uncharacterized protein, translating into MKSSNFHSSTTMNVFLFLSLLLCSTFHVSQSLIDGLVANGNFELGPKPTELKGTVVTGGKNSIPEWEISGLVEYIKSGQKQGDMLLVVPEGAYAVRLGNEASIKQRIKVIKGMYYSITFMVARTCAQEERINISVAPDFGVIPIQTLYTSSGWDPIAYGFKAEYDVVEMVIHNPGVEEDPACGPLIDSVALRTLYPPKASNKNILKNGGFEEGPYIFPNTSYGVIIPPNIEDDHSPLPGWMVESLKAVKYLDSAHFSVPQGTRAVELVAGKESAIAQVARTIPGKTYVLSFSVGDASNSCEGSMIVEAFAGKDTIKVPYTSKGKGGFKRAALKFVAVGTRTRVMFLSTFYSMRSDDLSSLCGPVIDDVKLLSVRKP; encoded by the exons ATGAAGAGTAGTAACTTTCATAGCTCAACCACCATGAATGTCTTCTTGTTTCTGTCCCTGCTCTTATGTTCCACCTTCCATGTCTCCCAATCACTCATTGATG GACTAGTGGCAAATGGGAATTTTGAGCTTGGTCCAAAACCAACAGAGCTAAAAGGAACAGTGGTAACTGGAGGCAAAAACTCAATACCAGAATGGGAAATATCAGGTTTAGTAGAATACATAAAATCGGGACAAAAACAAGGTGACATGTTACTAGTTGTACCAGAAGGTGCATATGCAGTGAGACTAGGAAATGAAGCATCAATAAAACAAAGGATAAAAGTGATTAAAGGAATGTATTATTCAATAACTTTTATGGTGGCACGTACATGTGCACAAGAAGAAAGAATTAATATATCTGTTGCTCCTGATTTTGGTGTTATTCCTATACAAACATTGTATACAAGTAGTGGTTGGGATCCAATTGCTTATGGTTTTAAAGCTGAATATGATGTTGTGGAAATGGTTATTCATAATCCTGGTGTTGAAGAAGATCCTGCTTGTGGTCCTCTTATTGATTCTGTTGCTCTTAGGACTCTCTATCCTCCTAAAGCTTCTAATA AGAACATATTAAAGAATGGTGGATTTGAAGAAGGACCTTATATTTTTCCCAACACATCATATGGAGTGATCATCCCACCCAATATTGAAGATGACCATTCACCTCTCCCAGGATGGATGGTAGAATCCTTAAAAGCAGTAAAATACCTAGACTCAGCTCATTTCTCAGTTCCACAAGGCACAAGAGCAGTTGAACTAGTGGCAGGAAAAGAAAGTGCAATAGCACAAGTTGCTAGAACAATTCCAGGCAAAACCTATGTCCTCTCATTTTCAGTTGGTGATGCAAGCAATTCCTGTGAAGGTTCAATGATTGTTGAAGCTTTTGCTGGTAAAGACACAATTAAGGTACCTTATACATCCAAAGGTAAAGGTGGATTCAAACGTGCGGCGCTTAAGTTTGTAGCTGTTGGGACAAGAACAAGGGTGATGTTTCTTAGTACTTTTTATAGTATGAGAAGTGATGATCTTTCTTCTCTTTGTGGTCCTGTTATTGATGATGTCAAGTTGCTTAGCGTGCGTAAACCATAA
- the LOC11420866 gene encoding peptidyl-prolyl cis-trans isomerase CYP95 isoform X1, translated as MAKKKNSMVFMDVSVDGDPYEKMVFELFYDVAPKTAENFRALCTGEKGVSPNTGKSLHYKGSFFHQILKGSIVKGGDFINRNGTGGESIYPKFPDESPRLKHDSPGLLSMAIADRDTLGSHFIITLKADHHLDRKHVVFGKLVQGYDILKKIEDVGNEEGLPTVTVKIINSGEHNEDGKKTHKSKIGKNASSEANSHEVRRKGKHKKSSGDRRKKRKHYSSESDSSSDSDLESSESDSDSDSDLSSSSYTSSSSDDRRRKRKRSRKDKHRHGKRRDKRREKRRRKQDKRSKRKSRRESGSHSDADSASKSNDNSNGKGLDTQEKILKQKDHSQIAAEVQSSSVLEKELPPLNHKKRDGVGMLDEEELPKENGAQPSNGIRANYRPDRSEERQHDVMDDNPGKSRSRSMSPKQTVSKSMSISPKCVCKSPSISPKRRFSRSPSGSKSPRAPSQRSLSRSPVRSISRSLNRNVSRSPVRGRKGRSISRSPMRTTHIHKSVSKSPVRSPDRRSLSKSPARSVSQSRRSSARVSSRRTVSRSPVRMSRKSISRSPVRSSARSLSRSSGRVPLRSISRSPVRVASRGNHRSYSRSRSPVRRARTPRGRSLSKSVSPDASPKRIRRGRGFSERYSYARRYRTPSRSPVRYRYNGRNDRDRYSGYRRYSPRRFRSPPPRRRTPPRYRSRRSRTPSVSRSPPYRARRYSPSPSPVRNRSPSRVNRRASSSLSRSPSRSRSSVESLSPRKLSKDNRSRSPSRSSDGKKGLVSYGNGSPDSS; from the exons ATGGCAAAGAAGAAAAACTCCATGGTGTTTATGGATGTGTCTGTAGATGGGGATCCTTatgaaaaaatggtttttgag CTTTTCTACGATGTTGCTCCAAAGACTGCCGAAAATTTTCGTGCACTGTGTACCG GAGAAAAAGGAGTAAGTCCTAATACTGGAAAATCACTGCACTACAAGGGTTCTTTCTTCCATCAGATCTTAAAAGGCTCCATTGTTAAg GGTGGAGACTTTATCAATCGAAATG GGACTGGTGGAGAGAGCATATACCCCAAGTTCCCAG ACGAGTCTCCTAGGCTAAAGCATGATTCTCCAGGCCTTCTATCTATGGCGATTGCTGATCGTGACACTCTTGGTTCACATTTTATCATCACTTTGAAAGCTGATCACCATCTTGATAG GAAGCATGTGGTTTTTGGCAAGCTTGTGCAGGGGTATGATatattgaagaaaattgaagaTGTAGGCAATGAAGAAGGACTACCAACCGTAACtgtcaaaataattaatagcgGTGAACACAATGAGG atGGAAAGAAGACACACAAGTCAAAAATTGGAAAGAATGCATCTTCTGAAGCAAATAGTCATGAAGTGCGGAGAAAGGGAAAGCATAAAAAATCTTCAGGAGacagaaggaagaagagaaaaCATTACTCATCAGAATCAGATAGTTCCTCAGATTCCGACTTGGAATCTTCTGAAAGTGATAGTGACTCTGACTCAGATTTGTCCTCGTCATCTTACACAAGTTCATCTAGCGATGACAGGCGAAGGAAAAGAAAGAGATCTAGGAAAGATAAACATAGACATGGAAAAAGAAGAGATAAACGTCGAGAAAAGAGGCGAAGGAAACAAGATAAGAGATCAAAACGTAAATCAAGGAG GGAATCAGGCAGTCATTCTGATGCAGATAGTGCAAGTAAGAGTAACGATAATTCTAACGGCAAAGGTCTTGATACTCAAGAGAAAATTCTGAAGCAAAAAGATCATTCTCAGATAGCTG CTGAAGTCCAGTCATCCTCAGTTTTGGAGAAAGAATTACCTCCACTGAATCATAAAAAGAGGGACGGGGTGGGCATGCTAGATGAGGAAGAATTACCAAAAGAAAATGGAGCGCAGCCTAGCAACGGCATCAGGGCCAACTATAGACCTGACAGAAGTGAAGAGAGGCAGCATGACGTGATGGATGATAATCCAGGAAAATCTAG GAGTCGAAGCATGAGTCCTAAGCAAACCGTGAGCAAGAGTATGAGTATTAGTCCCAAGTGTGTGTGCAAAAGCCCGAGCATTAGTCCAAAGAGGAGGTTTAGCAGAAGTCCAAGTGGTAGTAAAAGTCCTCGTGCTCCATCGCAGAGGAGTTTGAGCAGGAGTCCTGTTAGAAGCATAAGCAGGAGTCTAAACAGAAACGTCAGCAGAAGCCCCGTGAGAGGGAGGAAGGGGAGAAGTATCAGTAGAAGCCCTATGAGAACAACACACATTCATAAAAGTGTCAGCAAGAGCCCTGTGAGAAGTCCCGATCGTAGAAGTCTTAGCAAGAGCCCTGCCAGATCTGTTTCTCAAAGCCGCAGGAGTTCTGCCAGAGTATCATCACGAAGAACAGTCAGTAGGAGTCCTGTAAGAATGTCAAGAAAGAGCATAAGCAGGAGTCCAGTTAGATCATCTGCCAGAAGTCTCAGCAGAAGTTCCGGCCGAGTTCCTTTGAGAAGCATTAGCCGAAGTCCTGTCAGAGTGGCAAGCAGAGGCAATCACCGCAGCTATTCCAGGAGTCGTAGCCCTGTTCGTAGGGCAAGGACACCTCGTGGGAGGAGTCTGTCGAAGAGTGTGTCACCTGATGCTTCACCAAAACGTATCAGAAGGGGAAGAGGTTTCAGTGAAAGATACTCTTATGCTAGAAGGTATAGAACCCCCTCTCGGTCTCCTGTGAGGTACCGCTATAATGGAAGGAATGACCGTGACAG ATATTCAGGATACAGAAGGTACTCCCCTAGGCGTTTTAGGAGCCCACCGCCACGGAGAAGAACTCCACCAAG GTACCGGAGTAGGAGAAGCAGGACACCGTCTGTATCACGAAGCCCACCTTACCGAGCACGAAGGTATAGCCCAAGCCCTAGCCCAGTTCGCAACCGCTCACCTTCTCGTGTGAATAGGCGTGCGTCATCATCCCTCAGCAGGAGTCCATCTCGATCCAGGTCTTCTGTGGAATCACTATCTCCAAGGAAGCTAAGCAAAGATAACAGGTCAAGGTCTCCTTCTAGAAGCTCAGACGGAAAGAAAGGCCTGGTCTCTTATGGAAATGGTTCTCCTGATTCAAGCTAA
- the LOC11420866 gene encoding peptidyl-prolyl cis-trans isomerase CYP95 isoform X2, with the protein MAIADRDTLGSHFIITLKADHHLDRKHVVFGKLVQGYDILKKIEDVGNEEGLPTVTVKIINSGEHNEDGKKTHKSKIGKNASSEANSHEVRRKGKHKKSSGDRRKKRKHYSSESDSSSDSDLESSESDSDSDSDLSSSSYTSSSSDDRRRKRKRSRKDKHRHGKRRDKRREKRRRKQDKRSKRKSRRESGSHSDADSASKSNDNSNGKGLDTQEKILKQKDHSQIAAEVQSSSVLEKELPPLNHKKRDGVGMLDEEELPKENGAQPSNGIRANYRPDRSEERQHDVMDDNPGKSRSRSMSPKQTVSKSMSISPKCVCKSPSISPKRRFSRSPSGSKSPRAPSQRSLSRSPVRSISRSLNRNVSRSPVRGRKGRSISRSPMRTTHIHKSVSKSPVRSPDRRSLSKSPARSVSQSRRSSARVSSRRTVSRSPVRMSRKSISRSPVRSSARSLSRSSGRVPLRSISRSPVRVASRGNHRSYSRSRSPVRRARTPRGRSLSKSVSPDASPKRIRRGRGFSERYSYARRYRTPSRSPVRYRYNGRNDRDRYSGYRRYSPRRFRSPPPRRRTPPRYRSRRSRTPSVSRSPPYRARRYSPSPSPVRNRSPSRVNRRASSSLSRSPSRSRSSVESLSPRKLSKDNRSRSPSRSSDGKKGLVSYGNGSPDSS; encoded by the exons ATGGCGATTGCTGATCGTGACACTCTTGGTTCACATTTTATCATCACTTTGAAAGCTGATCACCATCTTGATAG GAAGCATGTGGTTTTTGGCAAGCTTGTGCAGGGGTATGATatattgaagaaaattgaagaTGTAGGCAATGAAGAAGGACTACCAACCGTAACtgtcaaaataattaatagcgGTGAACACAATGAGG atGGAAAGAAGACACACAAGTCAAAAATTGGAAAGAATGCATCTTCTGAAGCAAATAGTCATGAAGTGCGGAGAAAGGGAAAGCATAAAAAATCTTCAGGAGacagaaggaagaagagaaaaCATTACTCATCAGAATCAGATAGTTCCTCAGATTCCGACTTGGAATCTTCTGAAAGTGATAGTGACTCTGACTCAGATTTGTCCTCGTCATCTTACACAAGTTCATCTAGCGATGACAGGCGAAGGAAAAGAAAGAGATCTAGGAAAGATAAACATAGACATGGAAAAAGAAGAGATAAACGTCGAGAAAAGAGGCGAAGGAAACAAGATAAGAGATCAAAACGTAAATCAAGGAG GGAATCAGGCAGTCATTCTGATGCAGATAGTGCAAGTAAGAGTAACGATAATTCTAACGGCAAAGGTCTTGATACTCAAGAGAAAATTCTGAAGCAAAAAGATCATTCTCAGATAGCTG CTGAAGTCCAGTCATCCTCAGTTTTGGAGAAAGAATTACCTCCACTGAATCATAAAAAGAGGGACGGGGTGGGCATGCTAGATGAGGAAGAATTACCAAAAGAAAATGGAGCGCAGCCTAGCAACGGCATCAGGGCCAACTATAGACCTGACAGAAGTGAAGAGAGGCAGCATGACGTGATGGATGATAATCCAGGAAAATCTAG GAGTCGAAGCATGAGTCCTAAGCAAACCGTGAGCAAGAGTATGAGTATTAGTCCCAAGTGTGTGTGCAAAAGCCCGAGCATTAGTCCAAAGAGGAGGTTTAGCAGAAGTCCAAGTGGTAGTAAAAGTCCTCGTGCTCCATCGCAGAGGAGTTTGAGCAGGAGTCCTGTTAGAAGCATAAGCAGGAGTCTAAACAGAAACGTCAGCAGAAGCCCCGTGAGAGGGAGGAAGGGGAGAAGTATCAGTAGAAGCCCTATGAGAACAACACACATTCATAAAAGTGTCAGCAAGAGCCCTGTGAGAAGTCCCGATCGTAGAAGTCTTAGCAAGAGCCCTGCCAGATCTGTTTCTCAAAGCCGCAGGAGTTCTGCCAGAGTATCATCACGAAGAACAGTCAGTAGGAGTCCTGTAAGAATGTCAAGAAAGAGCATAAGCAGGAGTCCAGTTAGATCATCTGCCAGAAGTCTCAGCAGAAGTTCCGGCCGAGTTCCTTTGAGAAGCATTAGCCGAAGTCCTGTCAGAGTGGCAAGCAGAGGCAATCACCGCAGCTATTCCAGGAGTCGTAGCCCTGTTCGTAGGGCAAGGACACCTCGTGGGAGGAGTCTGTCGAAGAGTGTGTCACCTGATGCTTCACCAAAACGTATCAGAAGGGGAAGAGGTTTCAGTGAAAGATACTCTTATGCTAGAAGGTATAGAACCCCCTCTCGGTCTCCTGTGAGGTACCGCTATAATGGAAGGAATGACCGTGACAG ATATTCAGGATACAGAAGGTACTCCCCTAGGCGTTTTAGGAGCCCACCGCCACGGAGAAGAACTCCACCAAG GTACCGGAGTAGGAGAAGCAGGACACCGTCTGTATCACGAAGCCCACCTTACCGAGCACGAAGGTATAGCCCAAGCCCTAGCCCAGTTCGCAACCGCTCACCTTCTCGTGTGAATAGGCGTGCGTCATCATCCCTCAGCAGGAGTCCATCTCGATCCAGGTCTTCTGTGGAATCACTATCTCCAAGGAAGCTAAGCAAAGATAACAGGTCAAGGTCTCCTTCTAGAAGCTCAGACGGAAAGAAAGGCCTGGTCTCTTATGGAAATGGTTCTCCTGATTCAAGCTAA